The following coding sequences are from one Deltaproteobacteria bacterium window:
- a CDS encoding type II toxin-antitoxin system prevent-host-death family antitoxin — protein sequence MEAITYTAARQNLAKTMEKVCQDRAPVIVTRKTSNSVVIMSLEDYEALEETAYLLRSPKNTR from the coding sequence ATGGAAGCTATAACCTATACAGCCGCCAGGCAAAACCTTGCGAAAACAATGGAAAAAGTATGTCAAGACCGCGCGCCGGTAATCGTAACACGTAAAACCTCTAACTCTGTGGTCATTATGTCACTTGAGGACTATGAAGCCCTTGAAGAAACGGCTTATCTCTTACGGTCACCAAAGAACACCAGG